In the genome of Chrysemys picta bellii isolate R12L10 chromosome 19, ASM1138683v2, whole genome shotgun sequence, one region contains:
- the LOC101935089 gene encoding C-C motif chemokine 4 homolog, which yields MKVSVAALAVLLIAAFCSQASSAPIGSDPPTACCFTYASRKIPRGLVVDYYDTNSMCSQTAIVFITKKGREVCANPKEDWVQEYVTHLEMN from the exons ATGAAGGTCTCCGTGGCTGCCCTCGCCGTTCTCCTCATCGCTGCCTTCTGCTCGCAGGCCTCCTCTGCCCCAA TTGGCTCCGATCCCCCGACTGCCTGCTGCTTCACCTACGCATCCCGGAAGATCCCACGCGGCTTGGTGGTGGATTATTATGACACCAACAGCATGTGCTCCCAGACGGCCATAGT ATTTATCACCAAGAAGGGTCGTGAagtctgtgctaaccccaaagaGGACTGGGTTCAGGAGTACGTGACCCATCTGGAAATGAACTGA